The Candidatus Binatus sp. DNA window GGTTCGCGCCATGCGATGGGAGCAGGCGCCGGAAGATGCGCGCGAGGTCGCACGCCACTGCATCCTCGATTTCCTCGGCGTCGCAGTTGCCGGATCGCGTGAACCGCTGACGCAGATCCTCGTAAGCGAGATCGCCAAGCCCGAAGGATCGTCCGAAGCCGGACTCATCGGCATCAAGCGGCGCGCGTCGCGGATGTCGGCGGCGCTGGTAAATGGAGCCGCGGCCCATGCGCTCGATTTCGATGACACTCACACGGCGATGGGCGGTCATCCGTCCGTCCCGGTGATCCCGGCGGTGCTCGCGCTGGCCGACAGCGCCGGACTCGGCGGGCGCGAGGTGCTCGAAGCGCTGCTCATCGGCATCGAACTCGAGTGCCGGCTCGGCGCAATGATCGGCCCGCAGCATTACGCGATCGGATTTCACTCCACCGGCACCCTTGGAACTTTCGGCGCCGCGGCCGCATGCGCGCATATGTTGCGCCTCGACGAGGATGGATGGCTGCGCGCACTGGGGCTTGCGGGTACGCAAGCTGCCGGCCTCAAGTCGGGTTTCGGAACGATGGCGAAGCCGCTGCATGCGGGGCGCGCCGCATCCAATGGATTGTTCAGCGCACTCGCCGCGCGCGGCGGCTACACTTCCAATCCCGAAATCATCGAGACCGCGCAGGGATTCGCCGCTACCCACGCCGGCGCCAAACCATCGCGCGAAGTGCTCGATCGATTTGCCGGACGCTTCCTGATTCGCGAGACGCTGTTCAAGTACCACGCCTCCTGCTATCTCACCCACGCGCCGATTAATGCGGCTGCGCAGATTCGCACCGAGCATCGCGTCGATCCCCAGTCCATCGATGAAGTGGAGGTGCGCGTTCATCCCGCGCTCTTCGGCGTCTGCAATATCCAGCAGCCGAAGACCGGCCTCGAGGGCAAATTCAGCTTGCGCGTGACGATCGCGATGGCGCTGCTCGGGGAAGATACCGGCGATCTCCAGACCTTCACCGATGCGAAGGTGACGCAAGCGCGGGTGGTGTCCTTGCGCGATCGGGTCCGTGTCGTGGGCGCCGAAAAGACTCCATCCACGCGCGCGACGGTCGTCGTCAAAAGCAACGGACGGATTTTCGAGGCTGAATCGGACTCGGGCCAGCCGGCATCCGACCTGGTTGTGCAGCGCGAGAATCTGACCCGCAAATTCATGACGCTTACCGCTCCGATTCTCGGCCGCCGCGATGCCGATGCGCTGGCAAGTGCGGCTCTCAATGCGGATCAGCTCGCTTGCGCTTCAAAGCTGATTGATCTGACGCAGGCCGGATAGACCGGCTCGGCGGCCCCGCTGGTATCAATGCCAAACACAACCGAATTCGACGTGGTCATCATCGGAGGCGGCATCGCCGGCGCTTCGCTCGCGTACTTTCTGACCGAGCGCGGAGTGACCAACGTTGCGCTCCTGGAGCGAGAGAGCCAGCACGGCTATCACTCCACCGGCCGCAGCGCCGCAAGCCTGGTCGAGTTCGATCCGCTCCCCGCCGTGCAGCGCCTCAAAGCAATGGGCGGGGAATTCCTGCGAAATCCTCCGGCCGGCTTCGCCGATAATCCCATCCTGATTCCGACCCCGGTGATGATTCTGTTTCGCGCGCCCAACTTGCGCGATTTCGACGGCGCTGCCGCCGGACTCCGGCGCGACCGCGTGGCATTCGAGTCGCTGAGTTGCGCGGCTGCGAAGGCTCGTGTGCCCGCCCTCCTCCTCGACCAACCGGAGCGCGCGCTGATACTTACCGCCGGCGGCCGAATCGACGTGCACGAACTTCTCACCAGCTATCTCCGTCACGCCCGCCGCCGCGGCGCGCTCGTTCGCACCGGGAGCGAAGCGCGCGCGATCGTGGTTGAAAACGGCCGTTGCCGCGCGGTCGTGACCGACGCGGGTACCCTTCGCGCGCGATGCGTTGTCAACGCCGCCGGCGCATGGGCCGGCCCGGTCGCCAGCCTCGCCGGTGCGACGCCGATACGGCTCGAGCCCCGGCGCCGCACTATCGTCACCTTTGCTGCCCCGCCCGGCCCCGACGTGAGTGGATGGCCGTTCGTCATCAGCGAAAGCGATCAGCTCTACTTCACCCCCGAGTCGGGCGGCTTGCTGCTGAGCCCGATGGATCAGGAACCGACCCTTCCATCCGACGCTCAGCCTGACGACGAGGTGATTGCCGCCGCGCTTGAGCGTCTGCGCGCGCTCGCGCCCGCGATTGTGCCGCGTACTTTGAAGCGCAAATGGGCTGGGCTTCGCACTTTTTCGCCCGACTCGGTCCCCGTAGTTGGCGCCGACCCTCGCGTCTCGGGATTTTTCTGGCTCGCGGGTCAGGCTGGCTTCGGCATCGAGAGCAGTCCCGCCATTGGCCAAATCGCCGCCGACCTGATCGTTGCCGGCGCCACGGACAGATTCGACGCGTCCGTGCTCGCGCCCGCGCGTTTCGCCGCCGCCTGACCGAATCTTTCTCGCTTGACTCCGTGAGCAATTACTCTAAGAGTTGATGCTCATGAAGTCGTACAGCCTGCCCGAGCTGGTGAGGGCTTCTGCCTTGCCCGTGGATACCATCCGCTATTATCAGAGCCTCGGCCTGCTCGACGGTCCCCGCCGTCGCGGCCGCACCGCCGTCTATAGCGATTCGCATCTCAAGCGCCTGCGCCTGATCCGCTCGATGTCCGCGCGCGGACTTCCGCTCAAGGTGGTCAAGACCCTCATCAACAGCCCCAAGAAGGATGTCGTCGATCGAGCGCTGGTCGCTGCCGTCAAGGAAAAGGCCGGCGAGGCGCGTTACACCAGCACCCAATTCGCGGATCGGCTCGGGATTCCAAAGGGACTGCTCGATCTGGTGGACAGATCCGAACTGCGCGAAGCGGTTGCCGGCGAAACCGGCGACAACTTTTACTCCGACATCGACCTCGAGGCCGCGCGCGGTGTCATGCGTTTGCTAGAACACGGCTTGCCCATCACCCGCCTGCTCGAGATCGCCGTCAAGCACCATCGTGCGACCGCCCAGACGGTGGACGAGGCAATCGATCTTTTCAACGCCTATGTCCGTGGCCGCCGCAGGGACGGTGACGACGTCGAGGCGGTCGCCGACGCATTCCGCGAGATGCTGCCGATCGTTGTTTCGCTGGTCGCGCAACACTTCCATCGCTTGCTGGTCGGACGCGCGTTGGCGCGGATCAAGGATAGCGGCGACAAGAAGGCTTTTCGGGTCGCGCAGCGCACGGCTGGAGAAGTCAGGCTTCGGCTCGCGAATCGATGAATATGCCCGAAGCGAACGCCAAGGCGGCTATGGTCGAGGCGATGTTCGATCGGATCGCCCCGCGCTACGACCTGATGAATCGCCTCATGACCTTCGGCATGGACCGGCGCTGGCGACGCGACGCGGTCGAGGCGCTGGCGCTGCCGCGGGATTCTCGCGCGCTCGATTTGGCCTGTGGCAGCGGGGACTTCTGTGCCGATCTCGCAAGGATCGGCGTCCGCGTCGTGGGCCTGGATTTCTCCCACGAGATGCTGCGTGTGGCGCGAGTGAACCGCCCCTCCGTGTGTTCCACCTTGATCCGCGCCGACGCACTCCGCTTGCCCCTGCGTGCTGGCTCCTTCGACGCGGTCGTATCGGGCTTTTCCCTGCGCAATTTCGCCAATTTGGAAGACCCGTTCCGCGAATGCTTCCGCATCCTGAAGACCGGCGGCAAGATCGCGCTGCTCGAGGTGGACACGCCCGCCTCGCCCATCCTCCGCGCCGGGC harbors:
- a CDS encoding MmgE/PrpD family protein is translated as MSTSATPENFAATLGLVRAVRAMRWEQAPEDAREVARHCILDFLGVAVAGSREPLTQILVSEIAKPEGSSEAGLIGIKRRASRMSAALVNGAAAHALDFDDTHTAMGGHPSVPVIPAVLALADSAGLGGREVLEALLIGIELECRLGAMIGPQHYAIGFHSTGTLGTFGAAAACAHMLRLDEDGWLRALGLAGTQAAGLKSGFGTMAKPLHAGRAASNGLFSALAARGGYTSNPEIIETAQGFAATHAGAKPSREVLDRFAGRFLIRETLFKYHASCYLTHAPINAAAQIRTEHRVDPQSIDEVEVRVHPALFGVCNIQQPKTGLEGKFSLRVTIAMALLGEDTGDLQTFTDAKVTQARVVSLRDRVRVVGAEKTPSTRATVVVKSNGRIFEAESDSGQPASDLVVQRENLTRKFMTLTAPILGRRDADALASAALNADQLACASKLIDLTQAG
- a CDS encoding FAD-binding oxidoreductase, encoding MPNTTEFDVVIIGGGIAGASLAYFLTERGVTNVALLERESQHGYHSTGRSAASLVEFDPLPAVQRLKAMGGEFLRNPPAGFADNPILIPTPVMILFRAPNLRDFDGAAAGLRRDRVAFESLSCAAAKARVPALLLDQPERALILTAGGRIDVHELLTSYLRHARRRGALVRTGSEARAIVVENGRCRAVVTDAGTLRARCVVNAAGAWAGPVASLAGATPIRLEPRRRTIVTFAAPPGPDVSGWPFVISESDQLYFTPESGGLLLSPMDQEPTLPSDAQPDDEVIAAALERLRALAPAIVPRTLKRKWAGLRTFSPDSVPVVGADPRVSGFFWLAGQAGFGIESSPAIGQIAADLIVAGATDRFDASVLAPARFAAA
- a CDS encoding MerR family transcriptional regulator, which encodes MKSYSLPELVRASALPVDTIRYYQSLGLLDGPRRRGRTAVYSDSHLKRLRLIRSMSARGLPLKVVKTLINSPKKDVVDRALVAAVKEKAGEARYTSTQFADRLGIPKGLLDLVDRSELREAVAGETGDNFYSDIDLEAARGVMRLLEHGLPITRLLEIAVKHHRATAQTVDEAIDLFNAYVRGRRRDGDDVEAVADAFREMLPIVVSLVAQHFHRLLVGRALARIKDSGDKKAFRVAQRTAGEVRLRLANR
- a CDS encoding ubiquinone/menaquinone biosynthesis methyltransferase yields the protein MPEANAKAAMVEAMFDRIAPRYDLMNRLMTFGMDRRWRRDAVEALALPRDSRALDLACGSGDFCADLARIGVRVVGLDFSHEMLRVARVNRPSVCSTLIRADALRLPLRAGSFDAVVSGFSLRNFANLEDPFRECFRILKTGGKIALLEVDTPASPILRAGHRIYFHKFVPLVGRLVDRDAYAWLPSSVSYLPDEAHLLAMLTDAGFRDLNKRRLLGGAVQLITGHR